From a single Flavobacterium sp. genomic region:
- a CDS encoding SulP family inorganic anion transporter — MNTHSFFSNVRGDLAAGLVVFLVALPLCLGIALASGAPLFSGIISGVIGGIVVGFLSNSALSVTGPAAGLTAIVLTAISDLGGFDIFLVAVILAGVIQIVFGFLKAGSFSNYFPTSVIEGMLAAIGIIIILKQIPHAFGHDIDNEGDFFFIEKSGHTTFDTLIESINYIHTGALIIALLSLAILFIWEKIPFLKKIKVVPGALVVVVVSILLNEFFIQSDSSLAIVTQNHLVSLPSFTEIRSGFAMPNFTSLTNEKVWIVAVTIAVIASIETLLCVEATDKLDPYKRFTNTNRELKAQGIGNILSGFLGGLPMTSVVVRSSANINSGGRTKLATIFHGFLLILFALSIPFVLNKIPLAALAAVLLMVGYKLAKPSVFIHLWKNGYSQFIPFVITVIAVVRIDLLKGVAIGLGVSVLFILYQNLKIAYSFKKESSQNGDVITIKLAQEVSFLNKAAIKNTLGSIPEGSELIIDASSTNYIDFDVVELIKDFRNVKAEDKKIKLTLKGFKDHYDIETTEFKHVKIKDEKKQYK; from the coding sequence ATGAATACTCATTCTTTTTTTTCCAATGTAAGAGGTGATCTTGCAGCTGGTTTAGTAGTTTTTTTAGTAGCTTTACCTTTGTGTTTAGGTATTGCGTTAGCCTCGGGAGCACCATTGTTCTCAGGTATAATTTCGGGTGTAATAGGAGGTATTGTAGTTGGGTTTTTAAGCAACTCAGCACTAAGTGTTACAGGACCAGCAGCTGGTTTAACAGCTATAGTTTTAACAGCCATTTCAGATTTAGGTGGTTTTGATATTTTTCTTGTCGCAGTAATTTTAGCGGGTGTAATTCAAATTGTATTTGGCTTTTTGAAAGCAGGTAGTTTTTCTAATTATTTCCCAACAAGTGTCATTGAAGGTATGTTGGCTGCTATTGGTATAATTATAATTTTAAAACAAATTCCCCACGCCTTTGGACATGACATAGATAATGAAGGTGATTTTTTCTTTATCGAAAAATCGGGTCATACCACTTTTGATACTTTAATAGAGTCAATAAATTATATTCATACAGGAGCATTAATTATAGCGCTATTATCATTAGCTATTTTGTTTATTTGGGAAAAAATTCCTTTCTTAAAGAAAATAAAAGTGGTTCCTGGAGCTTTAGTTGTTGTGGTAGTAAGTATACTTTTGAATGAGTTTTTTATTCAATCGGATTCTAGTTTGGCTATTGTAACACAAAATCACTTAGTAAGTTTGCCTTCGTTTACTGAAATTAGAAGCGGTTTTGCCATGCCAAATTTTACTTCTTTAACAAATGAAAAAGTTTGGATTGTTGCTGTTACTATTGCAGTTATTGCATCCATTGAAACCTTATTGTGTGTTGAGGCAACCGATAAACTCGACCCGTATAAACGATTTACAAACACTAATCGCGAATTAAAAGCGCAAGGAATTGGTAATATTTTAAGTGGATTTTTAGGTGGTTTGCCAATGACATCGGTTGTTGTTCGTTCCTCTGCTAATATTAATTCAGGTGGTAGAACTAAGCTAGCAACTATTTTTCATGGTTTTTTATTGATTCTTTTTGCATTATCAATACCATTTGTATTAAATAAAATTCCATTAGCTGCTTTAGCCGCTGTTTTATTAATGGTGGGTTATAAATTAGCAAAACCAAGTGTGTTTATTCATCTATGGAAAAATGGTTATTCTCAGTTCATTCCATTTGTAATAACTGTAATTGCGGTAGTTCGTATCGATTTATTGAAAGGAGTTGCAATTGGATTAGGAGTTAGTGTTTTGTTTATATTGTATCAAAATTTAAAAATAGCTTATTCATTTAAGAAAGAATCATCCCAGAATGGAGATGTAATTACAATAAAATTAGCTCAAGAAGTTTCGTTTTTGAATAAAGCGGCCATTAAAAATACTTTAGGAAGCATTCCAGAAGGTTCGGAATTAATTATTGATGCCTCAAGTACAAATTATATTGATTTTGATGTGGTAGAATTGATTAAAGATTTTAGAAATGTTAAAGCCGAAGACAAGAAAATTAAATTGACATTGAAAGGTTTTAAAGACCATTATGACATAGAGACGACTGAATTTAAGCATGTA
- a CDS encoding GyrI-like domain-containing protein, whose translation MRILKYILLLLLLLSVAFVVFVATQQSDYKVIRSKETKISKDIVYNLVSDSTSLIDWNPWEKDEAVFKNVKLVSGDTILQKISLSGEKNESFMRFQKTKKGTLISWELKGNLDFELKLRSILQGGVENVLGDKLEDGLNNIDNYLVKELNTYNIKVHGIVKKHATNYIQQIDTCFFADFQKVSKKMLQNMIAFVEKNDIAIIGSPFITHQTWDKKAKTTIFSMCVPVEEEILTTSGSEISGGHFDDFLAIKTTLTGDYSHNIEAWNKTINYINKKKLIKDTEGLNIEVYKISLPKERKPSKWVTEIYIPVKKRVYIPKPKPTEVQEVVGTSETSTTNTTK comes from the coding sequence ATGAGAATTTTAAAATACATACTTCTTTTATTACTTCTTTTAAGTGTTGCCTTTGTGGTTTTTGTGGCTACCCAACAAAGCGATTACAAAGTGATACGCTCAAAAGAAACCAAAATTTCTAAAGATATTGTATATAATTTAGTTTCAGATAGCACATCTCTTATCGATTGGAATCCATGGGAAAAAGACGAAGCCGTTTTTAAAAATGTAAAATTAGTTTCTGGTGATACAATACTGCAAAAAATTTCCTTATCGGGAGAAAAGAATGAATCCTTTATGCGTTTTCAAAAAACAAAAAAAGGAACATTAATTTCATGGGAATTAAAAGGAAATTTGGACTTTGAATTAAAATTGCGAAGTATTTTACAAGGTGGAGTTGAAAATGTATTAGGTGACAAATTAGAAGATGGATTAAACAATATTGATAATTATTTGGTTAAAGAACTAAATACCTACAACATTAAAGTGCATGGTATAGTAAAAAAACATGCAACCAATTATATTCAACAAATTGACACTTGCTTTTTTGCCGATTTTCAAAAAGTATCTAAAAAAATGCTGCAAAATATGATAGCATTTGTTGAAAAGAATGACATTGCCATCATTGGTTCTCCTTTTATTACTCATCAAACCTGGGACAAAAAAGCTAAAACAACCATTTTTTCAATGTGTGTTCCTGTGGAAGAAGAAATACTAACTACTTCTGGTAGTGAGATTTCAGGTGGCCATTTTGATGATTTTTTAGCCATTAAAACTACTTTAACAGGTGACTATTCTCATAATATAGAAGCTTGGAATAAAACCATCAACTACATTAATAAGAAAAAATTAATTAAAGATACTGAAGGTTTAAATATTGAAGTTTATAAAATTAGCTTACCCAAAGAACGTAAACCTTCAAAATGGGTAACTGAGATTTATATTCCGGTCAAAAAACGAGTATACATTCCAAAACCAAAACCTACGGAAGTACAAGAAGTTGTTGGCACAAGTGAAACCTCAACAACAAATACAACTAAATAA
- a CDS encoding LysR substrate-binding domain-containing protein, with product MTITQLYYVLAVAEYKNFTLAAEKCFVTQPTLSMQIQKLEDELSILIFDRSKKPILLTEVGEKIVNQAKNIVNEAGRIKDIVDQQKGYIGGEFKVGIIPTVMPTLLPMFLNNFIKKYPKVNLIIEEQTTEEIIKRLKNGHLDCAIAATPLEEENLKEIVLYYEPFVAYVPKNHSAIDKKEIEISDLDLDKILLLQDGHCFRNGILNLCKNNKYFADSHFQLESGSFETLIKLADEGLGTTLLPYLHTLDLNEKNKEKLKHFKDPKPAREVSLIYPKNELKIHIINALRDVISGVVRGAIAFSDVEIISPKSK from the coding sequence ATGACCATTACTCAACTATACTATGTTTTAGCCGTTGCGGAATATAAAAATTTCACACTTGCTGCAGAAAAGTGCTTTGTAACTCAGCCTACTCTAAGCATGCAAATTCAAAAATTAGAGGATGAATTATCAATATTAATATTTGATCGAAGCAAAAAACCTATTTTATTAACTGAAGTTGGTGAAAAAATCGTAAATCAAGCAAAGAATATTGTAAATGAAGCTGGAAGGATCAAAGATATTGTAGATCAGCAAAAAGGGTATATTGGTGGTGAGTTTAAAGTTGGAATAATTCCTACAGTGATGCCAACATTATTACCTATGTTTTTAAATAATTTCATTAAGAAATACCCAAAAGTTAATTTAATTATAGAAGAACAAACAACGGAAGAAATCATCAAAAGATTAAAAAATGGTCATTTAGACTGCGCCATTGCAGCAACTCCATTAGAAGAAGAAAATCTAAAAGAAATTGTATTGTATTATGAACCTTTTGTTGCTTATGTACCAAAAAATCATTCTGCCATTGATAAAAAGGAAATTGAAATTTCTGATTTAGATTTGGATAAAATATTGCTATTACAAGATGGACATTGCTTTAGAAATGGAATTTTGAATTTATGTAAAAACAATAAATACTTTGCCGACAGTCATTTTCAATTGGAAAGCGGAAGTTTTGAAACACTTATTAAATTAGCAGATGAAGGTCTTGGAACAACCTTACTTCCCTATCTACATACGTTAGATTTGAATGAGAAAAACAAAGAAAAACTAAAACATTTTAAAGATCCTAAACCTGCAAGAGAAGTAAGTCTAATTTATCCTAAAAATGAATTAAAAATTCATATTATTAATGCACTACGTGATGTAATTTCTGGAGTTGTTAGAGGCGCAATTGCTTTTAGTGATGTAGAAATTATAAGTCCAAAATCTAAATAA
- a CDS encoding tRNA threonylcarbamoyladenosine dehydratase, whose product MAKWKERAALLFKEEGIQKLENANVLVVGLGGVGSFAAEFLARAGVGSMTIVDGDVVDITNINRQLPALHSTVGEPKVKIVGDRLMDINPELKLTRIEEFLSPERAFELVSPEFNYVLDCIDSLTPKINLILACKRKKVKVISNMGAGGKFEAEKVRVKDISKTDYCPLAKQVRKRLKLEGISSGVKVVYSYERPDYDSVKMTDGSNFKKSFYGTNSWMPALFGLHAAETVVKHLIGKNK is encoded by the coding sequence ATGGCAAAGTGGAAAGAAAGAGCAGCTTTATTATTCAAAGAAGAAGGAATTCAAAAACTTGAAAATGCAAATGTATTAGTAGTTGGATTAGGTGGAGTAGGAAGTTTTGCTGCCGAATTTTTAGCACGAGCTGGTGTGGGAAGCATGACAATTGTTGACGGAGATGTTGTGGATATTACTAATATTAACAGACAATTACCCGCTTTGCACAGTACGGTAGGTGAGCCAAAAGTAAAAATTGTAGGTGATCGATTAATGGATATTAATCCAGAATTGAAACTTACTCGAATTGAAGAATTTTTATCTCCAGAACGCGCATTTGAATTGGTTTCTCCAGAGTTTAATTACGTTTTAGATTGCATTGATAGTTTGACTCCAAAAATCAACCTAATATTGGCTTGTAAACGAAAAAAAGTCAAAGTTATTAGTAATATGGGAGCAGGAGGTAAGTTTGAAGCTGAGAAAGTTCGTGTAAAAGATATCAGTAAAACAGATTATTGTCCGTTAGCCAAGCAAGTAAGAAAGCGTTTGAAATTAGAAGGCATTTCAAGTGGTGTTAAAGTGGTTTATTCTTATGAACGTCCCGATTATGATAGTGTTAAGATGACAGATGGTTCTAATTTCAAAAAGTCGTTTTATGGAACCAATAGTTGGATGCCTGCTTTATTTGGTTTACATGCTGCAGAAACCGTTGTTAAACATCTTATAGGAAAGAATAAGTAA
- a CDS encoding DUF4920 domain-containing protein, translated as MKKILTLSLLTIAFVSCEQKKETTPEVAKVDYVVFGDSISTEGALSNAEMMEKFKSLKEGDTLEVKFKSGINEVCQKKGCWMTLDLADDQEVFVKFKDYGFFVPKNAQDKEVIVNGKAFVSVESVDVLKHYAKDAGKSQAAIDSITEPKVTYSFMADGVLIAK; from the coding sequence ATGAAAAAAATACTTACTCTTTCTCTATTGACAATTGCTTTTGTGAGCTGTGAACAAAAAAAAGAAACTACACCAGAAGTTGCTAAAGTGGATTATGTTGTTTTTGGAGATTCAATTTCAACTGAAGGCGCTTTGTCGAATGCTGAAATGATGGAAAAATTCAAATCATTAAAAGAAGGCGATACTCTAGAAGTAAAATTCAAATCAGGAATTAACGAAGTTTGTCAAAAGAAAGGTTGTTGGATGACATTAGATTTAGCAGATGACCAAGAAGTTTTTGTGAAATTTAAAGACTACGGTTTCTTTGTTCCTAAAAATGCACAAGACAAAGAGGTTATTGTAAATGGAAAAGCATTTGTAAGTGTAGAAAGTGTTGATGTTTTAAAACATTATGCCAAAGATGCCGGAAAATCGCAAGCAGCAATTGATAGTATTACTGAGCCAAAAGTTACGTATTCATTTATGGCAGATGGTGTTTTAATTGCTAAGTAA
- a CDS encoding branched-chain amino acid aminotransferase, translating to MELKTLNEIDIISAPHSKINEVDFENLTFGNVFTDHMLVCDYVNGVWQKPVIEPYAPFLLDPSAKVFHYGQAIFEGMKAYKDEQDAVWLFRPDENFHRFNKSATRMAMPEVPEDIFLGGLHHLLEIEKEWVKKGKGNTLYIRPFMIATGHGVIAAPSQDYRFMIILSPARAYYSGEVKVLIAEHFSRAANGGIGAAKAAGNYSAQFYPTKLANEQGFQQVIWTDDATHTKLEEAGTMNVFFRINDTLYTAPTSERILDGVTRKSVIELAKRENIKVEVRSVLVDELVAAAKDGSLKEIFGAGTAAVINPIVGFSYLGEYYELPKLENAVALEIKEKLTNIQYKLAEDTFGWTVKI from the coding sequence ATGGAATTAAAAACTTTAAACGAAATTGATATTATTTCGGCTCCACATTCAAAAATCAACGAGGTTGATTTTGAAAACTTAACCTTTGGAAATGTGTTTACAGATCACATGTTGGTATGTGATTATGTGAATGGAGTGTGGCAAAAACCTGTTATAGAACCTTATGCCCCTTTTTTACTAGATCCTTCAGCAAAAGTATTTCATTATGGTCAAGCTATTTTTGAAGGCATGAAAGCTTACAAAGACGAACAAGATGCTGTTTGGTTATTTAGACCTGATGAAAACTTTCACCGTTTTAATAAAAGTGCAACTAGAATGGCAATGCCAGAAGTTCCAGAAGATATTTTCTTAGGAGGTTTACACCATTTATTAGAAATTGAAAAAGAATGGGTTAAAAAAGGAAAAGGAAATACCTTATATATTCGTCCGTTTATGATTGCAACAGGACATGGAGTAATTGCTGCTCCTTCTCAAGATTATCGTTTTATGATAATTTTATCACCTGCGCGCGCTTATTATTCTGGAGAAGTAAAAGTGCTTATTGCAGAACATTTTAGTAGAGCTGCGAATGGTGGAATTGGTGCTGCAAAAGCGGCTGGAAATTATTCAGCTCAATTTTATCCAACAAAATTAGCAAACGAACAAGGATTCCAACAAGTTATTTGGACTGATGACGCTACTCATACAAAATTAGAAGAAGCAGGTACAATGAATGTGTTCTTTAGAATTAATGATACTTTATATACTGCTCCAACAAGTGAAAGAATCTTAGATGGTGTAACTCGTAAAAGTGTTATCGAATTAGCAAAAAGAGAAAACATTAAAGTAGAAGTACGTTCCGTTTTAGTTGACGAATTAGTAGCCGCTGCAAAAGATGGTTCGCTAAAAGAAATTTTTGGAGCTGGAACCGCTGCCGTTATTAATCCAATTGTAGGTTTTTCTTATTTAGGCGAATATTATGAATTACCAAAATTAGAAAATGCAGTTGCTTTAGAAATCAAAGAAAAATTAACAAACATTCAATACAAATTAGCAGAAGACACTTTTGGTTGGACTGTTAAGATATAG
- a CDS encoding DUF1684 domain-containing protein encodes MKYILLFLFCSTFVFAQKDLLASKKFQTELNQSYADSLKSPLTKEDLNHFKGLDFFPIGEKYIVEATFVRTKKEKPFGMKTTTSRTPLYKKYGELRFSIEGKEFKLNVYQNIDLIKKSGYDDYLFLPFSDLTCGKESYIGGRYVDMRIQKGTIWTIDFNKAYNPYCAYNYEYSCPIVPLENDLDIEILAGVKKFHD; translated from the coding sequence ATGAAATATATCTTACTTTTTCTTTTTTGTTCAACTTTTGTTTTTGCTCAAAAAGATTTGTTGGCTTCTAAGAAGTTTCAAACAGAATTGAATCAAAGTTATGCAGATTCATTGAAAAGTCCATTAACTAAAGAAGATTTAAATCATTTTAAAGGTCTTGATTTTTTCCCAATAGGCGAAAAATACATTGTTGAAGCTACTTTTGTTAGGACAAAAAAGGAAAAACCTTTTGGCATGAAAACAACCACATCAAGAACACCATTATATAAAAAATATGGTGAGTTGCGTTTTTCAATTGAGGGAAAGGAATTCAAATTAAATGTGTATCAAAACATAGATTTAATTAAAAAATCGGGGTATGATGATTATTTGTTTTTACCATTTTCCGATTTAACCTGTGGAAAAGAAAGTTATATTGGAGGAAGATATGTTGATATGAGAATTCAAAAAGGTACTATTTGGACGATTGATTTTAATAAAGCATACAATCCGTATTGTGCTTATAATTATGAATATTCGTGTCCGATTGTTCCTTTAGAAAATGATTTAGATATTGAAATTTTAGCAGGTGTAAAGAAATTTCATGACTAA
- a CDS encoding MFS transporter translates to MLQRAFNKYVDNFRGFSREIWILTLITFINRAGTMVLPFLSKYLKEDLHFSYSQVGWIMVSFGCGSILGSWLGGKLSDKIGFYKIMIFSLLTSGIAFFGLQFITSFEGLLVAMFFIMVIADMFRPAMFVSLGAYAKPENRTRALTLVRLAINLGFAAGPALGGLLIMSVGYKGLFWVDGATCILAILIFWIKVKEKKKSKFTDSEHPGEILTHSVFKDKPFWIFLGGTLITGILFFQLFTTIPLYHKEQFNLSEFQTGLLLTLNGILVFFLEMPIVSYIERHKINKLKVITYGCLAMATCFYLLLINQWAGILIVMMIFMTFAEMFAFPFSNSFAMSRAPKGHEGRYMAIFTMSYSLAHILSAKTGMEMISIFNYQTNWFFMGTLGVIGVLLFIWTMKLVKYEPPRNL, encoded by the coding sequence ATGCTACAAAGAGCTTTTAATAAATATGTCGATAATTTCAGAGGATTTTCTCGCGAAATTTGGATACTTACACTTATCACTTTTATCAATCGTGCTGGAACTATGGTATTGCCTTTCTTGTCTAAATACTTGAAAGAAGATTTACATTTTTCATATAGTCAAGTAGGTTGGATTATGGTAAGTTTTGGCTGTGGCTCTATTCTAGGTTCTTGGTTAGGCGGTAAATTATCCGATAAAATTGGATTCTACAAAATAATGATATTTAGTTTATTAACTAGTGGTATTGCCTTTTTTGGACTACAATTTATTACTAGTTTTGAAGGATTGCTTGTCGCTATGTTTTTTATTATGGTTATTGCCGATATGTTTCGACCTGCCATGTTTGTATCCTTAGGCGCTTACGCAAAACCCGAAAACAGAACGCGTGCGTTAACCCTAGTAAGATTGGCTATAAATTTAGGATTTGCCGCTGGTCCCGCACTTGGAGGATTGTTAATCATGAGTGTTGGCTATAAAGGGTTATTTTGGGTGGATGGAGCTACATGTATTTTAGCTATTTTAATATTCTGGATTAAGGTGAAAGAAAAGAAAAAATCAAAATTTACCGATTCAGAACATCCGGGAGAAATTTTAACACACTCAGTTTTTAAAGATAAACCTTTTTGGATTTTCCTTGGAGGAACTTTGATAACAGGTATCTTATTTTTTCAATTGTTTACTACCATTCCACTCTACCATAAAGAGCAATTTAATTTGAGTGAATTTCAAACAGGATTACTACTAACTCTTAATGGTATATTGGTTTTCTTCTTAGAAATGCCAATTGTGAGTTATATTGAACGTCATAAAATTAACAAATTAAAAGTAATCACTTATGGTTGTTTAGCGATGGCAACTTGCTTTTACTTGTTATTAATTAACCAATGGGCAGGTATTTTAATTGTTATGATGATATTTATGACATTTGCAGAAATGTTTGCTTTTCCTTTCTCAAATTCATTTGCTATGAGTCGCGCTCCAAAAGGACATGAAGGTCGTTACATGGCAATTTTTACCATGAGTTATAGTTTGGCTCACATCTTAAGCGCTAAAACTGGGATGGAAATGATTTCAATTTTCAATTATCAAACCAACTGGTTTTTTATGGGAACACTGGGAGTTATTGGTGTTTTACTTTTCATTTGGACCATGAAATTGGTTAAATATGAACCACCTAGAAACCTGTAA
- the mnmD gene encoding tRNA (5-methylaminomethyl-2-thiouridine)(34)-methyltransferase MnmD, with protein sequence MKREIIITDDGSTTIRIPEWDENYHSTHGAIQEAKHVFIKNGLDLFQNQGSISILEIGFGTGLNAFITFLETLNKDKVNYVGVEAFPISAEEIAQMNYVSELQAIQYKEVFSTMHSCNWEQNQFISNNFHLTKRQQFFQDIEDKNQFDLIYFDAFGFPLQPELWSEVIFKKMYDALFPKGTLVTYACRSTIKNAMLSVGFSIEKLPGAPGKREMLRATKNV encoded by the coding sequence ATGAAAAGAGAAATTATTATCACCGACGACGGTTCCACCACTATTCGAATTCCGGAATGGGATGAGAACTATCATTCAACTCACGGTGCTATTCAGGAAGCAAAACATGTTTTTATAAAAAACGGATTGGATTTATTTCAAAATCAAGGTTCAATTTCGATTTTAGAGATTGGTTTCGGAACGGGTTTGAATGCATTCATCACCTTTTTAGAAACTTTAAATAAAGATAAAGTCAATTATGTTGGAGTAGAAGCATTTCCTATTTCAGCTGAAGAAATTGCTCAAATGAATTATGTTTCCGAATTGCAGGCTATACAATATAAGGAAGTTTTTAGTACAATGCATTCTTGTAATTGGGAACAAAATCAATTTATTTCAAATAACTTTCATTTAACCAAAAGACAACAGTTTTTTCAAGATATTGAAGATAAAAATCAATTCGATTTAATTTACTTTGATGCTTTCGGATTTCCTTTACAACCTGAATTATGGAGTGAAGTGATTTTTAAAAAAATGTACGATGCACTTTTTCCTAAAGGAACTTTAGTGACTTATGCTTGCCGTTCTACAATTAAAAACGCAATGTTAAGTGTTGGATTTTCTATTGAAAAACTACCTGGAGCACCTGGAAAACGCGAAATGTTACGTGCGACAAAAAATGTATGA
- a CDS encoding nucleoside triphosphate pyrophosphohydrolase family protein, whose translation MQKQLKAVKLFHETYGLGVSEEMKADLGNLKNDLRFNLMKEENEEYLEAVQNNDLVEVADALGDMLYILCGTILEHGLQHKIEEVFDEIQRSNMSKLGEDGKPIYREDGKVMKGPNYFKPNFEEILK comes from the coding sequence ATGCAAAAACAATTAAAAGCAGTAAAGCTATTTCATGAAACTTATGGATTAGGTGTCAGTGAAGAAATGAAAGCCGATTTAGGTAATTTAAAAAACGACCTTCGTTTTAATTTAATGAAAGAGGAAAATGAAGAATATTTAGAAGCAGTTCAAAACAATGATTTAGTTGAAGTTGCCGATGCTTTAGGCGATATGTTGTATATTTTGTGTGGAACAATTTTAGAACACGGTTTGCAACATAAAATTGAAGAAGTTTTTGATGAAATTCAACGTTCTAATATGAGTAAACTTGGTGAAGATGGAAAACCAATTTATCGAGAAGATGGAAAAGTAATGAAAGGGCCAAATTACTTCAAGCCAAATTTTGAGGAGATTTTAAAATAA
- a CDS encoding TatD family hydrolase, with protein sequence MTKFINLHTHKFSNLSDVIEVVNQYPWEFKSILSNYSIGIHPWYIDEERLNNDLKIIKEKLQLKKCLALGECGLDKRIEIPLDVQISVFKKQLEIVKQTKKPIVLHCVAAYDEVIAIKKEMKIDNPMIIHGFSKNDQVAQSLLKNGFYLSFGKYLLRNPDLEKVFTFAPENQILLETDTIEESIYQVYEKAALIKGISIDELKTIVFTNFSRIFNN encoded by the coding sequence ATGACTAAGTTTATCAATTTACATACGCACAAATTTTCCAATCTTTCAGATGTTATTGAAGTTGTAAATCAATATCCTTGGGAATTTAAATCTATTTTATCAAACTATTCTATTGGAATTCATCCTTGGTATATTGATGAAGAACGACTGAATAATGATTTAAAAATTATTAAAGAAAAACTACAATTAAAAAAATGTTTGGCACTGGGTGAGTGCGGTTTAGATAAACGAATAGAAATCCCTTTGGATGTCCAAATTTCAGTATTTAAAAAGCAATTGGAAATTGTAAAACAAACTAAGAAACCAATTGTGTTGCATTGTGTTGCTGCTTATGATGAAGTAATAGCTATAAAAAAAGAAATGAAAATAGATAATCCAATGATTATTCATGGATTTTCAAAAAATGATCAAGTGGCTCAGTCTTTATTAAAAAACGGATTCTATTTATCATTTGGAAAATATTTACTTCGTAATCCAGATTTAGAAAAAGTATTTACCTTTGCACCCGAAAATCAAATTTTATTAGAAACAGATACGATTGAAGAATCTATTTATCAAGTGTATGAAAAAGCAGCTTTGATAAAAGGAATTTCCATAGACGAACTAAAAACGATTGTTTTTACTAATTTTTCGAGAATTTTTAACAACTAA